From the Paucidesulfovibrio longus DSM 6739 genome, the window CGGAAGATCAGCTTGGCGCCGAAGAACTTGGCCGCGCCCTTGATCCGCAACAGTGGCGCCGTGCTCATGCCGGCTCCGGGTTCCTCCGCAGCAGGAGCAGCGGCGCAAGGCTCATGAGCGTGCCGCCGATCCAGAGCCAGTTGACCAGGGGGTTCACGCTGGCGCTGATGGTCACGCTGCCGTCCTTGCCGTCGTAGCCCAGCAGGGTGGTGTAGATTTCATCGCCGAGTCCCGGAATGACGGCGACTTCGGCGAACGAGTTGCGTGAGTTGGGATACCAGCGCCGTTCGGGATGGACCACGCCGACGGTGCGTCCGTCCCTGGTCACGGTGAGTTCCGCCTTGTAGGCCAGCACCGCGCGGGAACGCTCCTGGGTCAGCTTGCCGTTGGTGATCAGATAATCGCCGACCTGCATGCTCTCGCCCTGGTGCAGCGTGCCTTCGCCCTCGATCTTGTACGGGCCGGAAAAGGCCACGGCCAGGGCCATCAGGGCCATGCCCAGGTGCACGCCGTACGCGCCCCAGGAATGGCGCGAGGAGCGCATGCGCGGGGTCAGCACGAAAAGCAGGACGATGGAAGCCATGGCGGCCACGGCACCGCTGGCCGCGATGAGCGCCAGGGGCACGCGCACGCCCGCGAACCAGAAGGCGACGAGCGAGCCCGCAAAGACCCCGGCCGTACCGGCGGCGCCGCGCATGTCGCGCAGGCCCTCTTTCCAGCCGAGCCAGGGGCAGACGCAGAAGACCAGGACCACGAGGGTGAAGAGCGGCAGGCAGACCCGGTTGTAGAAGGTCGGATCAAGCCCCACGGGGGTGCTGCTCCAGAGCTTGCTGATCACGGGCCACATGGTGCCCAGCCCGACCACAACGCCCAGGGCCAGGAAGACCCAGGCCGTGATCACGAGCATGCCCTGGCGGCTGGTGAAGCCGGAAAGGGCGCGGTACACGGGCTTCTCCCCCAGGAAAACGGCGACCAGGGCGATGGCCAGACCGCCGAGCATGAACACGGTCAGGGGCACGGCCACGGCGCCCTCGCCGAACGTATGCAGGCTCTGGACGTCCACCCCGCTGCGCACGAGATACGTGCCGAAAACGCAGAGCAGGAACGTTCCGGCCATGAGGAACACGTTGGTCCGCTGGAGCGCGCCGCGCCGACTTTCGATCAGCGAGGTGTGCAGGAAGGCCGTGGCCGAGAACCAGGGGATCAGCGAGGCGTTCTCAACGGGATCCCAGGCCCAGTAGCCGCCCCAGCCGAGTTCCATGTAGGACCACCAGCCGCCGAGAATGATGCCGGAGGTCAGAAAGGCCCAGGCCAGCAGGTTCCAGTTGCGGCAGACGCGGATCCAGGGCCGGGCCTCTCCCGCGAGCAGGGAGGCCAGCGCGCAGCACGCGGGCAAGGCGAACAGGCCGTAGCCCAGGAACAGCAGCGGCGGATGGAAGGCCATGCCGGGGTTTTGGAGCAGCGGGTTCAGTCCCAGCCCGTCCGCGGGAGCGGGCACCGCTTCGATGAACGGGTTGCTCGGCCCGGTAAGCAGGAGCAGGAAAAAGGCCTGCGTCAGGTTGAAGAGCAGCCAGTAAAGGCTCTTGGTTCCGTCGGAAAGGCCGCGATATCCGCGCG encodes:
- a CDS encoding heme lyase CcmF/NrfE family subunit, with the translated sequence MHFAAYVGLLFALLTSLFLAGLAAYASWQSRRGALPFLERGQLLNAGFVVFSCYLLLIALVGRDYSFVYVFENVDNTLSLLYRITAFWAGRAGSLLFWHLIMAVAGGVFVFTRGYRGLSDGTKSLYWLLFNLTQAFFLLLLTGPSNPFIEAVPAPADGLGLNPLLQNPGMAFHPPLLFLGYGLFALPACCALASLLAGEARPWIRVCRNWNLLAWAFLTSGIILGGWWSYMELGWGGYWAWDPVENASLIPWFSATAFLHTSLIESRRGALQRTNVFLMAGTFLLCVFGTYLVRSGVDVQSLHTFGEGAVAVPLTVFMLGGLAIALVAVFLGEKPVYRALSGFTSRQGMLVITAWVFLALGVVVGLGTMWPVISKLWSSTPVGLDPTFYNRVCLPLFTLVVLVFCVCPWLGWKEGLRDMRGAAGTAGVFAGSLVAFWFAGVRVPLALIAASGAVAAMASIVLLFVLTPRMRSSRHSWGAYGVHLGMALMALAVAFSGPYKIEGEGTLHQGESMQVGDYLITNGKLTQERSRAVLAYKAELTVTRDGRTVGVVHPERRWYPNSRNSFAEVAVIPGLGDEIYTTLLGYDGKDGSVTISASVNPLVNWLWIGGTLMSLAPLLLLRRNPEPA